A window of Candidatus Eisenbacteria bacterium genomic DNA:
GGAGACCTTCTACCGCGCCTCACTCGAGGACTTCCTGGGACCGCACGGCTCCAATCTGGTGGCGCGATTCCGGCGGCTCGAGGAGCGCGGCGCCATCGAGATCATCACCTGCGGGGCGACGCACGGCTACCTGCCGCTGCTTTCCAGCGACGCGGCAGCCGAGGAGCAGCTGCGGGTCGCCGTGGCCACGCACCGCCGTCACTTCGGACGCGCGCCGCGTGGGGTGTGGCTGCCCGAGTGCGCCTACCGTCCCGCGGGGCCATGGCCGTCCCCGGTCATGGAGCGCGCCGGCTCGTTGCCGCGCGCACGGCGCGAGCGCGCGGGGATCGAGTCCCTGCTGGCCCGCCACGGTCTCGAATACTTCTTCGTGGACACGCATCTGGTGAGCGGCGGCAAGCCGCTCGGGGTCTACGCCGACCGCTTCGAAGCGCTCCGCCATCTGGCGCGCGAGACCGACGCGAGCACGGCGCCGGCGATCGCCCGCCGCCCCTACGTCCCCTACCGGGTTGGCGACGAAGCGAGGGTGTGCTGCTTCGGTCGCGATCCCGAGACCGCGCTCCAGGTATGGAGCGGCGAGCACGGCTATCCCGGTGATGGGGTCTACCTCGACTTCCACAAGAAGCGCTTCCCGGGCGGCCACCGCTACTGGCGGGTCACGCACCCCAAGGCCGACCTCGCCGAGAAACAGGTTTATCAACCCGGGGCCGCCGAGGCGCGGGCGCCGGAGCATGCGCGCCATTTCGTCGAGCTGCTGGTCCGCACGCTGTCTCAGGACGCCACGCGGGGAGCTCAGCCGATCGCGTGCGCGATGTTCGACACCGAGCTGTTCGGCCACTGGTGGTTCGAGGGTCCGCAGTTCCTCGGCGCGGTCATCGACGCCGCAGCGCAAGCCGGCGTCCAGCCGCAGCTGCCGAGCGCGTACCTCCGCGATCATCCCGCGGACCACGTCATCTCGCTGTCGGAAGGATCATGGGGCGAAGGCGGCGGCCACCAGGTCTGGCTCAACGCCGACACACGCTGGACCTGGGACCACGTGCACCGGTCCGAGGAGCGTTACGAGCGCCTGGTGCGCGACGCGGTCGGGCGGCCCGCGGATCCGCTGCTCGATCGCCTCCTGGCTCAAGCGGGACGGGAGCTGCTGCTGCTCGAAGCCTCGGACTGGCAGTTCCTGATCACCACCGTCGCGGCGCGTGATTACGCCGAGCAGCGGCTCAGCGCGCACGCCACGGACTTCGACCGGCTGGCGGTTCTCGCCGAGCGCCGCATCCAGATGGGCTCCCTCAATCAGGGCGACGAGAACTTCCTGTCGGACTGCGAGCGCCGCGACAGTGTGTTCGCGGAGTACGACTGGCGCGGACATCCCGCCGCCGGCTCTCCGCACGCCGTGCCTGCGAGCGGATGACCGCTTCCCTTCCGAGGTCGACTCCACCCACACCGCCCGTCGCACGCCGCGTGCCTCACGTCACCACGCTCCATGGCGAGCGGCGCGAGGACGACTACTTCTGGCTCCGTGAGAAGAGCGACCCCGAGGTCATCGCCTACCTCGAAGCCGAGAACGCCTACGCCGAGGCCGCGATGTCCGGCACCGCGGCGCTCCAGGAGCGGCTCTACCAGGAGATGCTGAGCCGCATCCAGCAGACCGACCTCAGCGTTCCCTACCTGGAAGGCGGCTACTTCTATTACTCGCGGACCGAGGAAGGCCAGCAGTACCCGATTCAATGCCGCAAGCGGGGATCGATCGAGGCCCCCGAGCAGGTGGTGCTGGACCTCAACCAACTCGCGAGGGGCGAAGCGTTCATGGCGCTCGGCGCCTTCGAGGTCAGCGACGACGGCGCCTTGCTCGCGTACAGCACCGACCGCACGGGGTTCCGCGTCTACGACCTCCACGTTCGCGACCTCCATCGCGGCGCGGACCTCGCGGACACGGTGCACGACGTCGGCTCGGTGGCCTGGGCGGCGGATGGCCGGACGCTCTTCTATACCGTGAAGGACGCGGCCAAACGCGACCATCGCCTATACCGCCGGCGGCTTGGCGAATCCCAATCCGAGCTGGTCTATGAAGAGCCGGACGAACGCTTCGTCATCCACGTCGACCGCTCGAGGAGCGG
This region includes:
- a CDS encoding 1,4-alpha-glucan branching protein domain-containing protein, whose amino-acid sequence is MGQPSFTLVLHSHLPWVLHHGRWPHGVDWLNEAAAETYLPLWRLLEKRARSGQPLGVALGLTPVLCEQLAHPDFTKEFATYLETKLEAAREDRAALSRTGESEMAALAERWETFYRASLEDFLGPHGSNLVARFRRLEERGAIEIITCGATHGYLPLLSSDAAAEEQLRVAVATHRRHFGRAPRGVWLPECAYRPAGPWPSPVMERAGSLPRARRERAGIESLLARHGLEYFFVDTHLVSGGKPLGVYADRFEALRHLARETDASTAPAIARRPYVPYRVGDEARVCCFGRDPETALQVWSGEHGYPGDGVYLDFHKKRFPGGHRYWRVTHPKADLAEKQVYQPGAAEARAPEHARHFVELLVRTLSQDATRGAQPIACAMFDTELFGHWWFEGPQFLGAVIDAAAQAGVQPQLPSAYLRDHPADHVISLSEGSWGEGGGHQVWLNADTRWTWDHVHRSEERYERLVRDAVGRPADPLLDRLLAQAGRELLLLEASDWQFLITTVAARDYAEQRLSAHATDFDRLAVLAERRIQMGSLNQGDENFLSDCERRDSVFAEYDWRGHPAAGSPHAVPASG